A region from the Candidatus Binatia bacterium genome encodes:
- the fni gene encoding type 2 isopentenyl-diphosphate Delta-isomerase, which translates to MSGRKKSTAEDLLAERKQDHLDLCLREDVGTEHKTTLLEEVELIHEALPDVSYDQLDTTRKWLGKTLAVPLIITGMTGGTRQAFAVNRDMAKVAEACGIAFGVGSQRAMQSRPDSAWTYEVRKYAPTTIVLANIGLGQACTMKLPEYTPLIDSLEADGLCLHLNVGQEMIQTEGDRDFRGGLQAFRRLKRGLQVPVIAKETGCGISRATAVRLKEAGIRNLDLSGAGGTSWIRIEALRETPGQGPGEVYREWGIPTAGSLVQVQGLGLTTIASGGIRTGLDIARAIALGANIAGVALPVYQAYRAGGVPGAMEFVEQLVHELKIAMLLTGSKNLRELGKADHIRGPKLRQWETAPSKRGKGAR; encoded by the coding sequence ATGAGCGGCCGAAAAAAATCCACCGCGGAAGACCTTCTGGCCGAACGCAAGCAGGACCATCTGGACCTATGCCTGCGCGAAGATGTCGGCACCGAGCACAAAACCACCCTTTTGGAAGAGGTCGAACTCATCCACGAAGCCTTGCCGGATGTCTCCTATGATCAACTCGACACCACCAGAAAGTGGTTGGGCAAGACGTTGGCGGTGCCTCTGATCATTACAGGAATGACGGGGGGCACACGTCAGGCCTTCGCGGTGAATCGCGATATGGCGAAAGTCGCAGAAGCCTGCGGAATCGCATTCGGAGTGGGAAGCCAACGAGCAATGCAAAGCCGTCCCGACTCGGCCTGGACCTACGAGGTCCGCAAATACGCACCGACGACCATCGTCCTTGCGAATATCGGGCTTGGGCAGGCCTGCACCATGAAACTTCCGGAATATACTCCGCTGATCGATTCTCTTGAGGCAGACGGCCTCTGCCTCCATCTCAATGTAGGTCAGGAAATGATCCAAACCGAGGGCGATCGAGATTTCCGTGGAGGCCTGCAAGCTTTCCGTCGCTTGAAGAGAGGCCTTCAAGTTCCCGTGATCGCCAAGGAAACGGGCTGCGGAATCTCCCGTGCCACCGCCGTTCGGCTCAAGGAGGCCGGGATCCGCAACCTCGACCTTTCCGGGGCAGGAGGAACCTCCTGGATCCGGATCGAGGCCCTGCGCGAAACTCCTGGTCAGGGCCCCGGCGAAGTGTACCGCGAGTGGGGCATCCCGACGGCCGGCAGTCTTGTGCAGGTGCAGGGTCTGGGCCTGACCACGATCGCCAGCGGTGGAATTCGTACCGGCCTCGATATCGCTCGCGCCATCGCGCTCGGAGCGAACATCGCCGGCGTCGCTCTCCCGGTGTATCAGGCCTACCGAGCGGGTGGGGTCCCGGGCGCGATGGAATTTGTCGAACAGTTGGTACACGAACTCAAGATCGCGATGCTCTTGACGGGTAGCAAGAACCTGCGAGAGCTGGGCAAGGCCGACCACATCCGGGGGCCCAAGCTTCGGCAGTGGGAGACCGCCCCCTCCAAGCGGGGGAAAGGCGCTCGATGA
- a CDS encoding helix-turn-helix transcriptional regulator, whose translation MQIKNDIKVRDMRHQLEMTQEEFAQELGITVSTVNRWENGHSNPSKLARATLERMASRHGVVVAAPHRPARFPSGD comes from the coding sequence ATGCAAATAAAAAATGATATCAAGGTTCGTGATATGCGTCATCAACTCGAGATGACTCAGGAAGAATTCGCTCAGGAACTCGGAATCACCGTCAGTACCGTGAACCGATGGGAAAACGGACATTCCAACCCGAGTAAACTGGCGCGAGCCACTCTGGAGCGAATGGCCTCCCGTCATGGCGTGGTGGTCGCGGCACCCCACAGACCCGCGAGGTTCCCGTCAGGAGACTGA
- a CDS encoding hydroxymethylglutaryl-CoA reductase, degradative has product MKHKQESRISGFHRLSIADRQEELARRWDLNPEEMADLRNEAPLALSRAAQLTENTVGIYALPMGVALNFRVDGEDRLVPMVTEEPSVIAAASNAARLALDGGGFRAESDPSSMIAQIQLVDVPDPEQAKASIEAASGTLMARIDALAPGMARRGGGARSIDVRILPAPMEHTFVVVHLHIDVGDAMGANAINTIAEELAPEIAALSGGRAHLRILSNLPDRRVSRAEALYTFAALEMPDRSGAEVARAIELASLFAEADPYRAATHNKGIMNGIDAVAIATGNDWRALEASAHAFAAQKGSYTALSTWRVTEQGLRGRIEIPIAVGVVGATVDGNPRARLALKLLGCEKATELASVMAAVGLAQNFGALRALATEGIQKGHMARHARAVASGAGVPDDRVEEIAELLIQKGEIKIEAARRLLAEDAKA; this is encoded by the coding sequence ATGAAACACAAACAAGAGTCTAGAATCTCGGGCTTTCACAGGCTTTCCATTGCCGACCGCCAGGAGGAATTGGCCAGACGTTGGGATTTGAACCCGGAAGAAATGGCGGATCTGCGCAATGAAGCGCCGCTCGCCCTGTCGCGCGCGGCACAACTGACCGAAAACACCGTGGGCATTTATGCACTCCCAATGGGGGTCGCACTGAATTTTCGAGTGGATGGCGAGGACCGTTTGGTCCCGATGGTTACCGAAGAGCCCTCCGTCATCGCTGCAGCCTCGAACGCGGCCCGTCTGGCACTTGATGGAGGTGGCTTTCGAGCCGAGAGCGACCCATCCTCCATGATCGCCCAAATCCAACTGGTCGATGTCCCCGACCCAGAACAAGCCAAGGCTTCGATCGAAGCCGCCAGTGGCACTTTGATGGCGCGGATCGACGCGCTGGCGCCGGGCATGGCGCGACGCGGTGGGGGCGCGCGGAGCATCGACGTCCGGATTCTGCCCGCGCCCATGGAGCATACCTTTGTCGTGGTCCATCTCCATATCGATGTTGGCGACGCGATGGGCGCAAATGCAATCAATACCATCGCCGAGGAATTGGCACCGGAAATCGCGGCGCTTTCAGGTGGCAGGGCCCACCTCCGCATCCTCTCCAACTTGCCGGACCGGCGAGTCTCGCGAGCCGAGGCCCTCTATACGTTTGCAGCTCTGGAGATGCCGGATCGCTCCGGTGCCGAAGTCGCCCGCGCTATCGAACTGGCGAGCCTCTTTGCCGAGGCCGACCCCTATCGCGCAGCCACCCATAATAAAGGCATCATGAATGGCATTGATGCGGTCGCCATTGCCACCGGGAACGACTGGCGCGCCCTGGAAGCCAGCGCCCATGCCTTCGCGGCACAGAAAGGCAGCTATACAGCGCTGTCTACATGGCGGGTAACGGAGCAGGGACTCCGCGGCCGAATCGAAATTCCGATCGCCGTAGGCGTGGTCGGCGCGACGGTCGACGGCAATCCACGAGCGCGCCTCGCACTGAAACTTCTTGGCTGCGAGAAGGCCACCGAACTCGCTTCCGTGATGGCCGCGGTCGGCCTCGCACAGAACTTCGGGGCTCTTCGCGCCCTGGCGACCGAAGGCATCCAGAAAGGTCATATGGCGCGGCACGCGCGAGCAGTCGCATCTGGGGCCGGGGTGCCCGACGATCGCGTCGAGGAGATCGCCGAGCTCCTGATCCAAAAGGGCGAGATCAAAATTGAGGCTGCGCGACGCTTGCTTGCCGAGGATGCGAAGGCCTGA
- the mvaD gene encoding diphosphomevalonate decarboxylase, producing MDNTERVTKACACANVALVKYWGKRDPEANLPAVGSISLTLEGLEAEATISMRPADRFTSRGKTVPGRAYDQMVSFLDWVARTYDSETPLAVNIETNFPVAAGLASSAAIYCATATAALSFLEVSASRRELSAIARRGSGSASRSVFGGLVEWHRGTDPGGDDSFADPLLPAEDWALGMVVAILDEGQKKTSSRDAMQHVAETSPLYSGWLAAQEDDLESMRHAIHARDFPTVGRITEESTLRMHAVTMAARPAVLYWQPATLHVMEAVRELRATGLDAYFTMDAGPQVKVLCQQQDMGAVAAKLESVPAVLRVLQARAGSGVRVLEGKAPWK from the coding sequence GTGGACAATACGGAACGAGTGACCAAAGCTTGCGCGTGTGCCAACGTGGCGCTCGTGAAGTACTGGGGCAAGCGCGACCCCGAAGCGAATTTGCCGGCAGTCGGGAGCATTTCCCTGACGCTCGAAGGGCTCGAGGCCGAGGCGACCATTTCGATGCGTCCCGCCGATCGCTTTACGAGCCGCGGCAAGACGGTCCCTGGAAGGGCATACGACCAAATGGTCAGTTTTCTGGACTGGGTCGCCAGAACGTACGATAGCGAGACCCCGCTGGCAGTAAATATAGAGACGAATTTTCCGGTCGCGGCCGGTCTGGCGTCCTCCGCAGCCATCTACTGCGCAACAGCCACTGCCGCGCTTTCGTTCCTCGAGGTATCTGCATCCCGTCGCGAACTCTCGGCGATCGCTCGACGGGGATCCGGCTCCGCCTCTCGTTCGGTTTTCGGAGGCCTCGTCGAATGGCACCGTGGCACCGACCCTGGCGGCGACGACTCCTTCGCGGATCCTCTCCTGCCAGCCGAAGACTGGGCGCTCGGAATGGTCGTTGCGATCCTGGACGAAGGCCAAAAGAAAACATCCTCTCGCGATGCGATGCAGCACGTCGCCGAAACCTCACCTCTCTACTCTGGATGGCTGGCCGCACAGGAAGATGACCTCGAATCGATGCGTCACGCGATTCATGCCCGGGATTTTCCGACCGTCGGCAGAATCACCGAGGAAAGCACGCTGCGCATGCACGCAGTCACCATGGCCGCTCGACCGGCCGTCCTTTATTGGCAACCGGCAACCTTGCACGTCATGGAAGCGGTACGCGAACTGCGCGCGACGGGCCTCGACGCCTACTTCACAATGGACGCAGGGCCTCAAGTCAAAGTTCTCTGTCAACAACAAGATATGGGGGCCGTGGCAGCGAAGCTCGAATCGGTCCCCGCCGTCCTGCGGGTTTTACAAGCTCGCGCCGGCAGTGGTGTTCGTGTTCTTGAGGGCAAGGCCCCTTGGAAATAA